From Candidatus Thermoplasmatota archaeon, a single genomic window includes:
- a CDS encoding translation initiation factor IF-2 subunit beta, whose protein sequence is MPAEDPYRALLSKARAKLPSSLVAEKSRFQVPEADVAQEGRTTQVRNLDRILSAIRREPDHMVKTILGELGRAGSYENGRLTLQGLVPTKQVKDAIQSYITTYVICDECGAPDTHFEKDHRIMILRCEACGGHRPIKARPKSAAAVRPAGPKEGEEVEVDVTGQGKQGDGVAHMGNYILFIKGAARGERCKVKITRVMGTTIFAEKVVAPQT, encoded by the coding sequence ATGCCCGCCGAGGATCCCTACCGCGCGCTGCTGTCGAAGGCCCGGGCGAAGCTTCCCTCGAGCCTCGTGGCCGAGAAGAGCCGCTTCCAGGTTCCCGAGGCCGACGTCGCGCAGGAGGGACGCACCACGCAGGTGCGCAACCTCGACCGCATCCTCTCGGCCATCCGCCGCGAGCCCGACCACATGGTGAAGACGATCCTGGGCGAGCTTGGCCGCGCGGGGTCGTACGAGAACGGCCGCCTCACGCTCCAAGGCCTCGTGCCGACCAAGCAGGTGAAGGACGCCATCCAGAGCTACATCACGACGTACGTCATCTGCGACGAATGCGGCGCGCCCGACACCCACTTCGAGAAGGATCACCGCATCATGATCCTCCGCTGCGAAGCCTGCGGCGGCCACCGGCCGATCAAGGCGCGACCGAAGTCCGCCGCCGCGGTACGTCCGGCCGGCCCCAAGGAAGGCGAGGAGGTCGAGGTGGACGTGACGGGCCAGGGCAAGCAGGGCGACGGCGTCGCGCACATGGGCAACTACATCCTGTTCATCAAGGGCGCCGCGCGCGGCGAGCGCTGCAAGGTCAAGATCACGCGCGTCATGGGCACCACGATCTTCGCGGAGAAGGTCGTGGCGCCGCAGACGTAG
- a CDS encoding exonuclease SbcCD subunit D yields MRLLHVSDTHLGYAAYGRVNERGLNQREEDVFRAFARVVDAALELSPDVVLHSGDLFDSVRPTNRAVTFAVEQILRLSQKGIPFVVISGNHETPKLRETGSVFRFLEFFPNVHPVYKGAYERLDVGDLAIHCVPHCANQDELLAELSFAKPDGRRTNVLAAHAGVLGVEAFKMGEFNEQILPASALSPAFDYVALGHYHGNAQVADNAWYAGSTERTSFAEAGQEKGYNLVDFESETVAFHKIPARPMVDLAPIDCAGLGDAEVQSRIVEAVEGCDPAGKIVRLRVRNLPSHVHAALDFARIRRAAASALHFQAHYERTHEAAGGDPQAAPIGPLAEEFDRFVAAVPLAGLERERILARAKAALAGVSP; encoded by the coding sequence GTGAGGCTGCTTCACGTCTCGGACACCCACCTCGGCTACGCGGCGTACGGCCGCGTCAACGAGCGAGGGCTCAACCAGCGCGAGGAGGATGTCTTTCGCGCCTTTGCGCGCGTGGTCGACGCGGCGCTCGAGCTTTCGCCCGACGTGGTCTTGCACTCGGGCGACCTGTTCGACTCGGTGCGCCCCACCAACCGCGCGGTCACCTTCGCCGTGGAGCAGATCCTGCGGCTCTCGCAGAAAGGGATCCCGTTTGTCGTCATCTCGGGCAACCACGAGACGCCGAAGCTCCGGGAGACGGGCTCGGTGTTCCGATTCCTCGAGTTCTTCCCGAACGTGCACCCCGTCTACAAGGGCGCCTACGAGCGCTTGGACGTGGGCGACCTTGCGATCCACTGCGTGCCGCATTGCGCCAACCAGGACGAGCTTCTCGCGGAGCTTTCCTTCGCCAAGCCCGACGGGCGGCGCACGAACGTGCTCGCCGCGCACGCGGGCGTCCTTGGCGTGGAAGCCTTCAAGATGGGCGAGTTCAACGAGCAGATCCTTCCCGCAAGCGCCCTCTCGCCCGCCTTCGACTACGTCGCCCTCGGGCACTACCACGGAAACGCGCAGGTCGCCGACAACGCCTGGTACGCGGGTTCGACCGAGCGCACGAGCTTTGCCGAGGCGGGCCAGGAGAAGGGCTACAACCTCGTCGACTTCGAATCCGAGACGGTCGCGTTCCACAAGATCCCCGCTCGCCCCATGGTCGATCTTGCGCCGATCGACTGCGCGGGCCTGGGCGACGCGGAGGTCCAGTCGCGCATCGTGGAGGCGGTCGAGGGCTGCGACCCGGCGGGCAAGATCGTCCGACTCCGCGTCCGCAACCTGCCCTCGCACGTGCACGCGGCGCTCGACTTCGCGCGCATCCGCCGCGCGGCGGCCTCCGCGCTCCACTTCCAGGCGCACTACGAGAGGACCCACGAGGCCGCCGGCGGCGATCCGCAAGCGGCTCCGATCGGTCCGCTTGCCGAGGAGTTCGACCGCTTCGTCGCCGCGGTCCCCCTCGCGGGCCTGGAGCGCGAGCGCATCCTCGCGCGCGCGAAGGCCGCGCTTGCGGGGGTGAGCCCGTGA
- a CDS encoding sialidase family protein has protein sequence MTKAWSWIVLGMLAAVPLAGCLAPADDGVDPASLLPPLALPALRCEVACNPLVSGGRANTNEPSIAIDPTNPSNMVAGANDYSQPLGGSWCGVYTSADGGRTWQADLLPGYPGDTRPGAGLWGFDFCGDAVLAFDANGDVYYSGIAFHRIPRVPVAGVHPCALAPVPCPDPYNVQIFVLKSTDKGKTWSELSIVSAGVSTVVFNDKNWLHYDPVSNNLYVVWTIYSFLPTTVMAPGLAPDPLSKGVIYFSRSGDGGRTWSEPKEISEGKSNQGAVPATDAKGTLYIVWNADDPDERPDVEKQPGSLAFVVSTDRGETFTKPSRFGPYHPMPSPLPNAFFRTSTLPGLAIDTTDGPFAGSLYVVYNDWNPAEEHADVKITVSRDGGATWSEPSRVNDDDTRTDQWMPNVAVDSAGRVHVVWLDRRDDPANTKYRAYAGISTDGGATFGQAPASDEASDPLADQDTDPLTGQPRRINFLGDYIQVATAGTRSFTPFPDLRAAGDGSRLVNVLLAEVGLPQER, from the coding sequence GTGACGAAGGCTTGGTCGTGGATCGTGCTAGGCATGCTGGCCGCCGTCCCGTTGGCCGGGTGCCTTGCGCCCGCCGACGACGGGGTCGATCCCGCAAGCCTCCTGCCGCCGCTTGCGCTGCCCGCGCTGCGGTGCGAGGTCGCCTGCAACCCGCTCGTCTCGGGCGGCAGGGCCAACACGAACGAGCCCTCCATCGCCATCGACCCCACGAATCCGTCGAACATGGTCGCCGGCGCCAACGACTACTCGCAGCCGCTGGGCGGCTCGTGGTGCGGCGTATACACGTCCGCGGACGGCGGCCGCACCTGGCAGGCCGATCTTCTCCCGGGCTACCCCGGCGACACGCGCCCGGGCGCGGGCCTCTGGGGCTTCGACTTCTGCGGCGACGCGGTGCTCGCCTTCGACGCCAACGGCGACGTCTACTACTCCGGCATCGCGTTCCATCGCATCCCGCGCGTGCCCGTCGCGGGCGTGCACCCGTGCGCGCTTGCGCCGGTCCCGTGCCCCGATCCGTACAACGTGCAGATCTTCGTCCTGAAGAGCACGGACAAGGGCAAGACCTGGAGCGAGCTTTCGATCGTGAGCGCCGGCGTCTCGACCGTCGTCTTCAACGACAAGAACTGGCTCCACTACGACCCGGTCTCGAACAACCTGTACGTCGTCTGGACGATCTACTCGTTCCTCCCGACGACCGTGATGGCCCCGGGCCTTGCGCCGGACCCGCTCTCCAAGGGCGTGATCTACTTCTCGCGAAGCGGCGACGGCGGCAGGACCTGGAGCGAGCCCAAGGAGATCTCGGAGGGCAAAAGCAACCAGGGCGCCGTCCCGGCGACCGACGCGAAGGGCACCTTGTACATCGTCTGGAACGCGGACGACCCCGACGAGCGCCCCGACGTCGAGAAGCAGCCGGGAAGCCTCGCGTTTGTCGTGAGCACCGATCGGGGCGAGACGTTCACGAAGCCCTCGCGCTTTGGCCCCTACCACCCCATGCCTTCCCCGCTTCCCAACGCGTTCTTCCGGACCTCCACGCTGCCGGGCTTGGCGATCGACACGACCGACGGACCCTTCGCCGGCTCGCTGTACGTCGTCTACAACGACTGGAACCCGGCCGAGGAGCACGCGGACGTGAAGATCACCGTGAGCCGCGACGGAGGCGCCACGTGGAGCGAGCCCTCCCGCGTGAACGACGACGACACGCGCACGGACCAATGGATGCCCAACGTGGCCGTCGATTCCGCCGGACGGGTCCACGTCGTGTGGCTCGACCGCCGCGACGACCCCGCCAACACGAAGTACCGCGCGTACGCGGGCATCTCGACGGACGGCGGGGCGACCTTCGGGCAAGCCCCGGCCAGCGACGAGGCGAGCGATCCTTTGGCGGACCAGGACACGGATCCTCTCACGGGGCAACCGCGGCGCATCAACTTCCTCGGAGACTACATCCAGGTGGCCACGGCCGGCACGCGGTCGTTCACGCCGTTTCCCGACCTTCGTGCAGCCGGCGACGGCAGCCGGCTCGTGAACGTGCTCCTGGCCGAGGTCGGCCTGCCCCAAGAGCGGTGA
- a CDS encoding ATP-binding protein has product MEETTNGSQRVPGANGGDRVTPEFLGRIVGDSVLSLRFRARYGVDLYVGDILVAEDEESGHQYLLRVLDVRFGCEATAEDWMERTAGTMLRLETGDGPAPLGDREWRLYKTGVCAILGYLRDGTFLKAKTIPGHFARVRRADARDYDFLREYAGDLEVGFLRSGEDVVPIPVGIDGQKSFPYHVGVFATTGMGKSNLMKVLAASALARGRYGLLILDPHGEYYDGASPRRKGLVHHPMAKRNLVVYSHRPLAGPHHFIRLAAQEIDAPDVMNIYEFSGPQRELLSAARHRYGRDWLLAIRDKSAEEMRADFGGQFHEGTVQVIKRRIERIFRNQLVHGDGTVTVTGAIVEQLRDGKTVLVDTGGLFETEELLVATVLARAVFERNKDAFGTPEFESFAPVLVTLEEAQRVLGKGATASANVFAQIAREGRKFKTGLCAITQQPKLLDTEVASQFNTLFILGLADARDREILRESAKQDVSRLENEIQTLMPGEALVTSPYAPFAVPLTVHLYEEHLARAARLAPAPVPAAAPAGKDFY; this is encoded by the coding sequence ATGGAGGAAACGACCAACGGCAGCCAGCGCGTCCCAGGCGCAAACGGCGGGGACCGCGTCACGCCCGAGTTTCTCGGCCGCATCGTGGGCGACAGCGTCCTCTCGCTGCGTTTCCGCGCCCGCTACGGCGTCGACCTGTACGTCGGCGACATCCTTGTGGCCGAGGACGAGGAGAGCGGCCACCAATATCTTCTTCGCGTGCTCGACGTCCGGTTCGGATGCGAGGCCACGGCCGAGGACTGGATGGAGCGCACGGCCGGCACGATGCTGCGCCTCGAGACGGGCGACGGCCCCGCGCCGCTTGGCGACCGCGAGTGGCGCCTCTACAAGACGGGCGTGTGCGCCATCCTCGGCTACCTTCGCGACGGCACGTTCCTCAAGGCGAAGACGATTCCCGGCCACTTCGCGCGCGTGCGCCGTGCCGACGCGCGGGACTACGACTTCCTGCGCGAGTACGCAGGCGACCTCGAGGTGGGCTTCCTCCGAAGCGGCGAGGACGTCGTGCCCATTCCGGTGGGCATCGACGGCCAGAAGTCGTTCCCCTACCACGTGGGCGTCTTTGCGACGACGGGCATGGGCAAGAGCAACCTCATGAAGGTCCTGGCCGCAAGCGCGCTTGCCCGCGGACGCTACGGTCTCCTCATCCTCGATCCGCACGGCGAGTACTATGACGGCGCAAGCCCGCGGCGCAAGGGCCTCGTCCACCACCCGATGGCCAAGCGCAACCTCGTCGTCTACTCGCATCGCCCGCTCGCGGGCCCGCACCATTTCATTCGTCTGGCGGCGCAGGAGATCGACGCGCCCGACGTCATGAACATCTACGAGTTCTCGGGCCCGCAGCGGGAGCTCCTCTCCGCGGCGCGCCACCGCTACGGCAGGGACTGGCTCCTTGCGATCCGCGACAAGAGCGCGGAGGAGATGCGCGCCGACTTCGGCGGCCAGTTCCACGAGGGGACGGTGCAGGTCATCAAGCGCCGCATCGAGCGCATCTTCCGCAACCAGCTCGTGCACGGCGACGGCACGGTGACGGTGACGGGCGCCATCGTCGAGCAGCTGCGGGACGGCAAGACCGTCCTCGTGGACACGGGCGGCCTGTTCGAGACCGAGGAGCTGCTCGTCGCCACCGTGCTCGCGCGCGCCGTCTTCGAGCGCAACAAGGACGCCTTCGGAACGCCCGAGTTCGAGTCCTTCGCGCCCGTCCTCGTGACGCTCGAGGAGGCGCAGCGCGTGCTCGGAAAGGGGGCGACGGCCAGCGCCAACGTCTTCGCGCAGATCGCGCGCGAAGGCCGCAAGTTCAAGACGGGCCTGTGCGCCATCACCCAGCAGCCCAAGCTTCTGGACACCGAGGTCGCCTCGCAGTTCAATACGCTCTTCATCCTCGGCCTTGCCGACGCGCGCGACCGCGAGATCCTGCGCGAGTCGGCCAAGCAAGACGTCTCGAGGCTCGAGAACGAGATCCAGACGCTCATGCCCGGCGAGGCGCTCGTGACGAGCCCCTACGCGCCCTTTGCCGTTCCCCTCACGGTCCACCTGTACGAGGAACACCTCGCGCGCGCGGCGCGCCTTGCGCCCGCGCCCGTTCCGGCGGCCGCGCCGGCGGGGAAGGACTTCTATTGA
- a CDS encoding VIT1/CCC1 transporter family protein, which translates to MAAPDPPTRAQRETAERMKREHGIPPVPRGAPAEHEEHSLFRNYIRDLVLGFNDGVVSVFAVVAGLVGSGLFLADQIAVAGLAALTAGALSMGIGEYISTKAQAEYYEAERARERRHIEQYPEIEARELREYMAGRGFEGDLLDRVVETLTVDKERFLEAMMREEFGMGEEIQRSPIRSMLFVMAAFVAGAALAVAPFLVVAPQAAVAGLAVAAVLSIGGLATAGVARAVVSGISVPRSAFEMTLLGAAAALVTYGIGSVVGVAI; encoded by the coding sequence GTGGCCGCCCCCGATCCGCCCACGCGAGCCCAGCGCGAGACGGCCGAGCGCATGAAGCGCGAGCACGGGATTCCGCCCGTGCCCCGCGGCGCGCCCGCCGAGCACGAGGAGCATTCCCTCTTCCGCAACTACATCCGCGATCTCGTGCTCGGCTTCAACGACGGCGTCGTATCCGTCTTTGCCGTCGTGGCCGGCCTCGTGGGATCCGGACTTTTCCTTGCCGACCAGATCGCCGTCGCGGGCCTGGCCGCGCTCACCGCCGGCGCGCTCTCGATGGGCATCGGCGAGTACATCAGCACGAAGGCCCAGGCCGAGTACTACGAGGCCGAGCGCGCGCGCGAACGACGCCACATCGAGCAGTACCCCGAGATCGAGGCGCGCGAGCTCCGCGAGTACATGGCCGGGCGCGGCTTCGAAGGCGACCTCCTGGACCGCGTCGTGGAGACGCTCACGGTCGACAAGGAGCGGTTCCTCGAAGCGATGATGCGCGAGGAGTTCGGCATGGGGGAAGAGATCCAGCGCAGCCCCATCCGGTCGATGCTCTTTGTCATGGCGGCCTTCGTCGCCGGCGCCGCGCTTGCCGTGGCGCCCTTCCTCGTCGTCGCGCCCCAGGCGGCCGTCGCGGGGCTTGCCGTGGCCGCCGTCCTTTCGATCGGAGGCCTTGCCACGGCCGGCGTAGCGCGCGCCGTCGTAAGCGGCATCTCGGTCCCGCGCAGCGCCTTCGAGATGACGCTCCTTGGCGCGGCCGCCGCGCTTGTCACGTACGGGATCGGAAGTGTCGTGGGGGTGGCGATCTAG
- a CDS encoding S8/S53 family peptidase, translating into MRKAAACVLVALALLLSGCAAPPPEEAPEETLEPAVEGPEPEEPVSADPPAPPVAPPPPPREPVVVVAHVDTGINPYHAAFRDDSPRAREHPCTYIDGYPCDVPALNLTLNASSYDEALASDRAVWESVQPRQLHWIPGTKIVGAMRWSPGGTNCPAVAPIPPASILSQTCEDLPILDDHGHGTMTASRSAAALHSLAPEARFVSIEGLSGAAVRWIADQGWIDVQTNSWGSLLPHPVPDALGAGIASAFEYAASRMVTLAASGNGLAFFNGFATWPTYLAATMPPGVVIVGAHDNGRATLWHGQPAHVVADAYAGWTALSRSLDEYASHPISCCTSAASPYAAGGAAAIVLEARRILGDTGAGVREGVVAAGPAGRVPDGPLADGVFTLDEFRQVYFRTAQSRPTATEDDGLAHWLSEPRAPDHTEYGPGANPFCQGCWTTPIPYDSVPANVPLVLLLGYGGINVHSLATAREVLHGRAPLPERSMEDGFFALDSTLRGILHGG; encoded by the coding sequence TTGAGGAAAGCCGCCGCCTGCGTTCTCGTCGCCCTCGCCCTGCTCCTCTCCGGGTGCGCGGCCCCGCCGCCGGAGGAGGCGCCCGAGGAGACGCTGGAACCCGCCGTCGAGGGGCCGGAGCCCGAGGAACCCGTGTCCGCGGACCCGCCTGCTCCCCCGGTCGCGCCGCCCCCGCCGCCGCGCGAGCCCGTCGTCGTCGTCGCGCACGTGGACACGGGCATCAACCCCTACCACGCCGCCTTCCGCGACGATTCGCCCCGGGCGCGGGAGCACCCGTGCACGTACATCGACGGTTACCCGTGCGACGTTCCCGCGCTGAACCTCACGCTGAACGCGAGTTCGTACGACGAGGCCCTCGCCTCCGACCGCGCCGTCTGGGAGAGCGTGCAGCCGCGCCAGCTCCACTGGATCCCCGGCACGAAGATCGTGGGCGCCATGCGGTGGTCCCCCGGCGGGACGAACTGCCCCGCCGTCGCTCCGATCCCTCCGGCAAGCATCCTCTCGCAAACGTGCGAGGATCTGCCCATCCTGGACGACCACGGCCACGGCACGATGACGGCCAGCCGCTCCGCCGCGGCGCTCCACTCGCTTGCCCCCGAGGCCCGCTTCGTCTCCATCGAGGGGCTTTCCGGGGCCGCAGTGCGCTGGATCGCCGACCAAGGCTGGATCGACGTGCAGACGAACTCGTGGGGATCGCTCCTGCCCCACCCGGTTCCCGACGCGCTTGGAGCCGGCATCGCCTCCGCGTTCGAATATGCGGCAAGCCGGATGGTCACGCTTGCGGCAAGCGGCAACGGGCTCGCGTTCTTCAACGGCTTTGCGACCTGGCCGACCTACCTTGCGGCGACGATGCCTCCCGGCGTCGTCATCGTGGGCGCGCACGACAACGGACGCGCGACCCTCTGGCACGGCCAGCCCGCGCACGTCGTTGCGGACGCCTACGCGGGCTGGACGGCGCTTTCGCGAAGCCTCGACGAGTACGCGTCCCACCCGATCTCCTGCTGCACGAGCGCCGCCTCGCCCTACGCGGCCGGAGGCGCCGCCGCCATCGTGCTCGAGGCGCGCCGCATCCTCGGCGACACGGGCGCGGGCGTCCGCGAAGGCGTCGTCGCCGCCGGACCTGCCGGACGCGTTCCCGACGGGCCGCTTGCCGACGGCGTCTTCACGCTCGACGAGTTCCGGCAGGTGTACTTCCGCACGGCACAATCGCGCCCCACCGCCACGGAAGACGACGGTCTTGCCCACTGGCTCTCCGAGCCGCGCGCGCCCGACCACACCGAGTACGGGCCGGGCGCCAACCCCTTCTGCCAAGGCTGCTGGACGACGCCCATCCCGTACGATTCCGTGCCCGCGAACGTCCCGCTCGTGCTCCTCCTGGGCTACGGCGGCATCAACGTGCACAGCCTCGCGACCGCGCGCGAGGTCCTCCACGGACGCGCGCCGCTGCCCGAGCGGTCCATGGAGGACGGGTTCTTCGCGCTCGATTCCACCCTTCGGGGGATCCTGCACGGCGGATGA
- a CDS encoding SMC family ATPase codes for MRLVALRLENFRRFKDAHIEFPDGLVGLVGPNGAGKSSILEAVGWALFGNGASRTTKDLLPRRGSEGEPCRVTLTFELSGQEYVVVRELQGKSLSPSASVTVAGSLVVSPGANSAQEATDHLARVLHMDEEAFFTSLVARQKDLAALTDLTPGRRKEVVMRMLGVDAIDDAIRIVRDRKREERARLDALSAGARDVAALRLSLAQARSDEEAVSSDARALEQEVSAIAASLQEAKARRDDLGRRREEFELHSSRLERRRERVALMDKELEKRHHELSELGSAEERLRELSTSEEEYHRTRKDVEALERVRDRHRDANLRRREVEHLAAEAQRLRATADEKRQTLARRAHVREEMAHLSGRRVELLSRVREMTRDLHGAGIEVEQGNARLTDVQARREHLASFGPESPCPTCERELGDCQPALLAKYDAEVLDLEDRIARAWERKRTGERQLAEVEAELRQIDGRLGELAAEVEALGRLETEVEHYLKRQDEVQERIGHYEKAIAEATRDPFDESTFTRMKGSLVQLEALHETAIRLRGEMARRAQLSEEISLLSGDLDIIREDLRLMEERLEGLHYDRGAYESAVQACERAQDELHAKTLLLERRHGEVTRLGADRARLEQEVDEQTQLTARIEAARTELLHLERLAGDRDAGLLPDFKDHVVGRIRPALAHNASEIFRLLTEGRYAGLEVTEDYDLRVVEDGVAYDLARASGGEADLANLALRVAIGEVVAERSGAPMQFLALDEVFGSQDEVRKQSVLRTLHGLSGRFRQILVVTHVDEVKENVDHAVAVVPRPEGWSEIAAP; via the coding sequence GTGAGGCTCGTCGCGCTGCGCCTCGAGAACTTCCGCCGCTTCAAGGACGCCCACATCGAGTTCCCCGACGGTCTCGTCGGCCTCGTGGGTCCCAACGGGGCGGGCAAGTCCTCGATCCTCGAGGCCGTGGGCTGGGCGCTCTTTGGCAACGGCGCCAGCCGCACGACGAAGGACCTCCTTCCCCGGCGGGGCAGCGAGGGCGAGCCGTGCCGCGTCACGCTCACCTTCGAGCTCTCCGGCCAGGAGTACGTGGTCGTCCGCGAGCTTCAGGGCAAGTCGCTTTCGCCCTCGGCCTCCGTGACGGTCGCCGGAAGCCTCGTCGTGAGCCCGGGCGCCAACAGCGCCCAGGAGGCGACCGATCATCTCGCGCGCGTGCTGCACATGGACGAGGAGGCCTTCTTCACCTCGCTCGTCGCGCGGCAGAAGGATCTCGCCGCGCTCACGGACCTCACGCCCGGCCGGCGCAAGGAGGTCGTCATGCGGATGCTCGGCGTGGACGCCATCGACGATGCGATCCGGATCGTGCGCGACCGCAAGCGCGAGGAGCGCGCTCGCCTGGACGCCCTCTCGGCCGGCGCGCGCGACGTCGCCGCGCTGCGGCTCTCGCTCGCGCAAGCCCGCTCGGACGAGGAGGCCGTAAGCTCGGACGCGCGGGCGCTGGAGCAAGAGGTCTCCGCAATCGCCGCCTCCCTGCAGGAGGCGAAGGCCCGGCGCGACGACCTCGGCCGCCGGCGGGAGGAGTTCGAGCTCCACAGCTCGCGTCTCGAGCGGCGGCGCGAGCGCGTCGCGCTCATGGACAAGGAGCTCGAAAAACGCCACCACGAGCTGTCCGAGCTCGGCAGCGCCGAGGAGCGCCTCCGGGAGCTTTCCACGAGCGAGGAGGAGTACCACCGGACGCGCAAGGACGTCGAGGCGCTCGAGCGCGTGCGCGACCGCCACCGCGACGCGAACCTGCGCCGGCGCGAGGTCGAGCACCTGGCCGCCGAGGCCCAGCGCCTGCGGGCCACCGCCGACGAGAAGCGGCAGACGCTGGCCCGGCGCGCGCACGTGCGCGAGGAGATGGCGCACCTGTCGGGGCGGCGGGTCGAGCTTCTCTCCCGCGTGCGCGAGATGACGCGCGACCTGCACGGCGCAGGCATCGAGGTCGAGCAGGGCAACGCTCGCCTCACCGACGTGCAGGCGCGGCGCGAGCACCTGGCCTCCTTCGGGCCCGAGTCGCCCTGCCCCACCTGCGAGCGCGAGCTTGGCGACTGCCAGCCGGCGCTTCTGGCCAAGTACGACGCCGAGGTTCTCGACCTCGAGGACCGCATCGCGCGCGCCTGGGAGCGGAAGCGCACGGGCGAGCGGCAGCTTGCCGAAGTCGAAGCGGAGCTTCGCCAGATCGACGGGCGACTGGGAGAGCTTGCGGCCGAGGTCGAGGCCCTGGGCCGGCTGGAGACCGAGGTCGAGCACTACCTCAAGCGGCAGGACGAGGTGCAGGAGCGCATCGGCCACTACGAGAAGGCCATCGCCGAGGCCACGCGCGACCCCTTCGACGAGTCCACCTTCACTCGAATGAAGGGCTCGCTCGTCCAGCTCGAAGCGCTTCACGAGACGGCCATCCGCCTGCGCGGCGAGATGGCGCGGCGGGCGCAGCTCTCCGAGGAGATCTCGCTCCTCTCGGGCGACCTCGACATCATCCGCGAGGACCTGCGCCTGATGGAGGAGCGGCTGGAGGGCCTCCATTACGACCGGGGCGCCTACGAATCCGCCGTCCAGGCGTGCGAGCGCGCGCAGGACGAGCTCCACGCGAAGACGCTCCTCCTCGAGCGCCGGCACGGCGAGGTGACGCGCTTGGGGGCCGACCGGGCGCGCCTTGAACAGGAGGTCGACGAGCAGACGCAGCTGACCGCGCGCATCGAGGCCGCGCGCACGGAGCTGCTCCATCTCGAGCGCCTCGCGGGCGACCGCGACGCCGGCCTACTCCCGGACTTCAAGGACCACGTTGTCGGCCGCATCCGCCCGGCGCTTGCGCACAACGCGAGCGAGATCTTCCGGCTCCTCACCGAGGGGCGGTACGCCGGGCTCGAGGTGACCGAGGACTACGACCTGCGGGTCGTGGAGGATGGCGTCGCGTACGATCTCGCGCGCGCAAGCGGCGGCGAGGCCGACCTCGCCAACCTCGCGCTTCGCGTCGCCATCGGCGAGGTGGTGGCCGAGCGCTCCGGCGCGCCCATGCAGTTCCTCGCCCTCGACGAGGTCTTCGGCTCGCAGGACGAGGTGCGCAAGCAATCCGTCCTGCGGACGTTGCATGGCCTCTCGGGCCGCTTCCGTCAGATCCTGGTCGTGACCCACGTGGACGAGGTGAAGGAGAACGTCGACCACGCCGTCGCCGTCGTCCCGCGGCCCGAGGGCTGGAGCGAGATCGCGGCGCCCTGA